The following proteins are encoded in a genomic region of Alosa alosa isolate M-15738 ecotype Scorff River chromosome 10, AALO_Geno_1.1, whole genome shotgun sequence:
- the LOC125302674 gene encoding transmembrane protein 43 isoform X2, with amino-acid sequence MSQSFASSESGNQHTRVTSRAKPGFLERLSETAGGMVVGLGLFALSFYVLFTNEGRALRTAASLDEGLSQVIPLHPYSGLEPQNNGNLVHLSAKLRTAQPLHDPNYRVALQAVKLKRQVEMYQWVEYQESRDYVEDGEQKSETTYTYNTEWKSEVINSRNFDKEIGHMNPSAMAVESVTVVAPEVWVGPFLLSKGLVDQINNFQTLSLTGLPPSHVDPFLTVDGDYFYHTHNPRRPEVGDVRVSFSYAGLSGEGTWPGPALTVSTVAMQRGEQLTPFKTKSGDPLEILYMEELTAKEVFEREHQHNSMMTWALRAGGWALMFLGVSLTVRIVHTMVCLIHFALQWTGFLFSGSWCLWV; translated from the exons ATGTCTCAATCG TTCGCTAGTTCAGAATCGGGGAACCAACACACGCGGGTGACCAGTCGTGCGAAACCGGGCTTCCTGGAGCGACTGAGTGAGACAGCAGGAGGAATGGTGGTTGGACTTGGACTTTTTGCGCTCTCCTTCTACGTACTGTTCACGAATGAG GGCAGAGCACTGCGTACTGCAGCATCCCTTGATGAAGGTCTCTCTCAAGTGATCCCCCTTCACCCTTACTCAGGCTTAGAACCTCAGAACAACGGTAACTTGGTCCACCTGTCAGCGAAATTACGCACTGCACAG CCTCTCCATGACCCAAACTACAGGGTGGCCTTGCAGGCGGTGAAGTTGAAACGGCAAGTAGAGATGTACCAATGGGTGGAGTACCAGGAGAGCAG GGATTATGTGGAGGATGGGGAACAGAAGAGTGAgaccacctacacctaca ACACAGAGTGGAAGTCCGAAGTTATTAACAGTCGGAACTTTGATAAAGAAATTGGCCATATGAATCCCAG TGCCATGGCAGTGGAGAGTGTGACTGTGGTAGCTCCAGAAGTGTGGGTGGGACCATTCTTGCTCTCCAAAG GTTTGGTGGACCAGATAAATAATTTTCAGACCTTGAGTCTGACTGGACTGCCACCGTCCCATGTGGACCCCTTCCTCACTGTAGACGGAGACTACTTTTACCACACCCATAACCCACGGCGCCCAGAA GTGGGGGATGTTCGTGTGAGCTTCTCGTATGCTGGGCTTAGTGGAGAGGGCACCTGGCCTGGACCTGCCCTCACT GTGAGCACTGTGGCCATGCAGAGGGGAGAGCAGCTGACACCTTTCAAAACCAAGTCAGGTGATCCACTGGAGATCCTCTATATGGAGGAACTTACAGCAAag GAGGTGTTTGAGCGTGAGCACCAGCACAACTCTATGATGACCTGGGCTCTGAGGGCTGGAGGTTGGGCTCTTATGTTCTTGGGTGTCAGCTTGACCGTGCGCATCGTCCACACAATGG TTTGTCTTATTCATTTTGCTTTGCAGTGGACTGGGTTCCTATTCTCAGGGAGCTGGTGTCTTTGGGTCTGA
- the LOC125302674 gene encoding transmembrane protein 43 isoform X1, whose translation MSQSFASSESGNQHTRVTSRAKPGFLERLSETAGGMVVGLGLFALSFYVLFTNEGRALRTAASLDEGLSQVIPLHPYSGLEPQNNGNLVHLSAKLRTAQPLHDPNYRVALQAVKLKRQVEMYQWVEYQESRDYVEDGEQKSETTYTYNTEWKSEVINSRNFDKEIGHMNPSAMAVESVTVVAPEVWVGPFLLSKGLVDQINNFQTLSLTGLPPSHVDPFLTVDGDYFYHTHNPRRPEVGDVRVSFSYAGLSGEGTWPGPALTVSTVAMQRGEQLTPFKTKSGDPLEILYMEELTAKEVFEREHQHNSMMTWALRAGGWALMFLGVSLTVRIVHTMVDWVPILRELVSLGLKLFALTVSSSLSLLTIAAGWLYYRPLVAILLCALALLPILLGRSRAPTKKHQ comes from the exons ATGTCTCAATCG TTCGCTAGTTCAGAATCGGGGAACCAACACACGCGGGTGACCAGTCGTGCGAAACCGGGCTTCCTGGAGCGACTGAGTGAGACAGCAGGAGGAATGGTGGTTGGACTTGGACTTTTTGCGCTCTCCTTCTACGTACTGTTCACGAATGAG GGCAGAGCACTGCGTACTGCAGCATCCCTTGATGAAGGTCTCTCTCAAGTGATCCCCCTTCACCCTTACTCAGGCTTAGAACCTCAGAACAACGGTAACTTGGTCCACCTGTCAGCGAAATTACGCACTGCACAG CCTCTCCATGACCCAAACTACAGGGTGGCCTTGCAGGCGGTGAAGTTGAAACGGCAAGTAGAGATGTACCAATGGGTGGAGTACCAGGAGAGCAG GGATTATGTGGAGGATGGGGAACAGAAGAGTGAgaccacctacacctaca ACACAGAGTGGAAGTCCGAAGTTATTAACAGTCGGAACTTTGATAAAGAAATTGGCCATATGAATCCCAG TGCCATGGCAGTGGAGAGTGTGACTGTGGTAGCTCCAGAAGTGTGGGTGGGACCATTCTTGCTCTCCAAAG GTTTGGTGGACCAGATAAATAATTTTCAGACCTTGAGTCTGACTGGACTGCCACCGTCCCATGTGGACCCCTTCCTCACTGTAGACGGAGACTACTTTTACCACACCCATAACCCACGGCGCCCAGAA GTGGGGGATGTTCGTGTGAGCTTCTCGTATGCTGGGCTTAGTGGAGAGGGCACCTGGCCTGGACCTGCCCTCACT GTGAGCACTGTGGCCATGCAGAGGGGAGAGCAGCTGACACCTTTCAAAACCAAGTCAGGTGATCCACTGGAGATCCTCTATATGGAGGAACTTACAGCAAag GAGGTGTTTGAGCGTGAGCACCAGCACAACTCTATGATGACCTGGGCTCTGAGGGCTGGAGGTTGGGCTCTTATGTTCTTGGGTGTCAGCTTGACCGTGCGCATCGTCCACACAATGG TGGACTGGGTTCCTATTCTCAGGGAGCTGGTGTCTTTGGGTCTGAAGCTATTTGCTTTGACTGTTTCGAGCTCCTTGTCCCTGCTGACCATCGCTGCTGGCTGGCTGTACTACCGCCCCCTGGTGGCCATCCTTTTATGTGCACTGGCACTGCTCCCAATTCTCCTGGGCCGCTCGCGGGCCCCCACCAAAAAACACCAATGA